Within Porites lutea chromosome 2, jaPorLute2.1, whole genome shotgun sequence, the genomic segment ATTGGATCTTACTGTCCTCTTACTAAATACGGTATGGTTAGCGACATCAATTCATTTGTATCTAACATAACCCTTTTTATCtaattattttcatttcctaAGACCACAATAAGATGGCTTGTATATGGTAATAAGCATCCCAAATTATGCATTTATTCCCTACTTTTCAAAAAAGTGTCATATTTGGAGTTTGGACACTTTCTGTTATGGTCATCACTTGCTGAGTTTTAAAATCTCTATTTTCGATTGAGCGCCTAAAAGCGAAAAGTCGACGGGCGTTAAATTTGCCGAAGGTTTCACTATGATTCTTGAGCTAGGAAGCTCTCAGAAATCTCTTCGTTCAttagcctttgaaaaaaagcTCCTATTGTTTTCTTGGGCTTTTGGGAATTGGACGGGCTATTCATGTATTGTCTCTCAAGTAAGTCTGAAAACAGCGCCTTCTGAGTGCTTCGTGGTGACGCTGATCTTTAAGTGAACTCATCATGTCTCTGAATGCACATTTGACCAACTGCAACGCgattagactgttcacagtcccctattttcccgtaagatcgtcgagatcgaagACTTTCTGTTACGGGCGACCATCTTGGATGAACAACGCTATCTGCATTGTACACATTACAGCGCTCTAATAATTATCCTAAAAGTACAACgaaacgtgttttttttttgctcataGAGGGTATTTAAAGGACGTTCTGAGGTAATCCCCTCCACTTTGGTTTCAAAACCACTTCTCTCAAACCCTAAGGATTCAATAAACAGTTAAGAGGAGATTGAAAGACGAGCGTCAACTTGCGGCTAACATAGAGCTTTaaattctaagacgaggacgacaacgagaaccTGGTTTTCTCAATATTGGGTATTGCGCGCGagcgaaccaacgtcattttgcgggaaaatgtgatagccatCGTAATTCTACCACGAGTTTTACCGAGGATGTCGTAGTAGTGAAAACAAGTTTCAAATGTtaggaattttatcatttagtaATAGGGAAAGGGCTTCACCTCCTTCAACGGAAATAAGCGTATTAACTTTGTGGTGAataaaagtacaatgaagcttccCGGTATTTCTATTTTCAGACAATAGGcgagaaaacttaaagttaaatGTAGGGCTCCTATTCGTCCTTGTACTCGAATATAAAGCTCTCTAAAAGTTCCCTGGATGATGACTTGGACAAAACGTTTTAAGAGTAAAGGCTGAGCTCTTAGatagttatttttaatacagtGCAACCCCGTTAATACCGTCACCAATGAGACAAAAAAATTGGCCGTACTAACGAGGGTTTTTTTACAAGACAATGTATAGCCGTTCTGCCGGGCAGCCAAAAAAAGTgcccgtaataacgaggtgaccgaaTTACCGAGGTGgttggccgtaaggcggggtttcactgtacatgtatgtctaAACGTTCAAGTGTGAAATAACGTTTTTTTCAACGAACCTGAAGAACTACAGGCAGGTCTAAACTTTAACACTCAACTGATCAAGGAAAGGTTATCACTTTCGTCATACAATAATAACCCTGCATGGCAGGTCGTTTTGTTTTACTTCCACAGCGTCATTTCGCTGTTACACTTCCGGTCTATCGCTCGAATTGCCATTTTTGAGGTCAATCGAATGGACCCTATTACGGGCTAGCGAAAATAGGGAGGACAAGTCCGTgcctcccccccttccccccccccccccccctttccacAATACACATATCAGTAAAATTTCTCTACTTATTGAATGAAGCAATTTCTTTGCTCTCTTCTAACCTTATCACCTTCAACTTGGTTAGTTACCATATTTTAATGCCCTCTTTCCAGCAGCGTTGATCGGTGGATATTCGCTTACTGCTCTTTATCAAAAGTTCCTGAAAAAACCGTGGGAGGGTCTATTCGACGCCTTAAGTCATCTGAGTATGTCTAATCAACGCACTTAACAGACTGACGTTTTTAATTCCTCTAAAAAGGTTAAGTCGTCGCTAGTAAGAGACGAGAGAGAGTTTTCAGTGACTGGTCTATATAAAACAgccagggcccggttcctcgaaagacggttaagtttaacccaaaCAAGATTAAgccaaacttaaagcaaggttttcttttcTAAGAACGTGCaactcgagcttacaaaatactgttgggTCTTTACTCCGAGATACAAAAATGATAACataaaatgttactctaagcaacaCATAGGgaggtaaaatacaaaaacggaacaaaatttaatcctggattagcgctaattcGCCTTAGCTTTCAGGAACCGGATCCTGACTTTTCAGTCCGTCCAGTAGTCTTAGACATCCTCTGGTATAAATACTCTATAAGATCATGTGATACGGAGCAATGCGACAGAACCTACATGGCCAGAGATTCTAGGGCGCTTTCtgtttgtcagaactgaccggccagaccattcccgtcgcaATGATAATTTCTCTTTCAATCAAAACTGTttagccagatcagtcaaatcctaaatattatgcacgaaggagatggtttttcggCAAAAACTCTTCTGTCTGATCGGgcaatggtccggccggccagttctgtcAAATGGAAAACGCCCTTAGACTTCTTTTTAACCCTTAATGGACCATCCCCTCTAGGTTCCAGAGGCTATTTTTTAATCTCATTCATGATGGTATTTCGAGAACAGACCTCTGAAGCCAGGGTAGGACCATCCCAGCTAGAATCAATAAAagcgtagcctgttccaggcgttcagatcatAGGCACATCgcaaagagatgtgagcagAAACAAAAacgagggggtggggtgggggtgatcGCCGAACGCCTGGAATAGGCTGATAAAAGCGCGGTGTGTATATCATGATGTATGATATATGTACTTCCCCCCAggagagatagaccaccacatCAGGGACTACTTCCCCTACTCGTTAAGGACAGTGGGTGGGTCCTTTAACGTCCCACAAAATTTATATGTGCAAgggttgtgagacggggcctacggctTATAGACTTGTCAATTAAATGCTCACCTTAACTTTTCCAAGGCACAGTTCCCACCATACGGCTAGTGGAATACCACTATCCAAatatactagaaatacgtgtatcgcagaacttTGTGGACACTTTGTTTTCGCGAAAAGGACGCCTTGGGTACATTTTAGTAAACTCTTTTAGACAAATGTTGCCAACAGTCAAAATAACAAGTACGTTTTCAAAGTTGAATTCAATAAACTTCGTTTCCATCACAATGTACTAAACTTTCGTTACAAAAAGGCTAGCTCAGTGGGGATAATGGTCTCAAGCTGCGTTTTGACTGTTGTGTAAGTTGCCATACCGCATTTTCTCAAATAAAAGCTCCCCGGGTCATATATCAAACAAGCGGCCCTCTCGAATAAACGCTCCCCTCCCTCAACTCCTTTTTCTGGAACAGGAGCAATGCAAGAGGAATGCGACGATCTGCATGTCACGGACGAGGATGATTAGATAATCGATATTTTGTATACATGCACCGATACATTACTTTGAAAAGTGAGTAAACTGTATGAGGATTACGGAAGGCTTGATTTCCAACAACTGTTTCAACagacgaaacaaaaaaatttaaaatattgacTTAGGGATTTTGAGGATAATGTTGTagtttttctcttgtttttttattaaatatttcgaCAAAGTAAAATTACAATCCATTTGTTAAATTAAGGGCTCCCCTTGATTAAGTGACCTCCATCCAATAAGCGCCCCTCCTTTAGCTGAATTTGAAATAAGGGCCTAGGTGCTTATTAGAGGAAATACGGGAAGtctaaaaaaccaaaaaaaagagaaagcacGATACTTGGAATTTTAGTATAATACTTTTCAACTTTATGACGCAAAAGACCAAATTAGAGGGGAGAGCTAAGACTGTATGGGCTCCCATATGTCCAGAGAGAGACCATTGTTGATTATTAGTTTTTAGTTAGgagagggtcacaactttttggcGCCTGTTTTTGAaatacagagactggctcttaaaacATAACATATACGATATACGACTGCTTGACTGTGaaaatagacggatcgaaacgcaccaattacataacgagtcttcatagccaataacatcacggcttaactgacagacgaccaataacatcgcgacataattgaccaatcaggtcaataaccagagtataataccatcaactgacgtgatgccactcactttgactctgaagatgactactgcatgggttgtcgaaacgtccgtcactgtcaacaacaacaatcctaTTCAGGAATACGTTCatccggacgatcaaactcaacctacttttgatgaGACTATATACATACCAACCTTGCTTACATTGTAAGATAACCCAAAAAGGGATATCAGCTATTTGATTATAAGGTAAAAATTGTTAAAACTTGAATGACTATATAAATACCAACCTTGCTTACAATGTAAGATTACCCAAAAAGGGATATCATCTACTTGATTATAAGGTAAAAATTGttaaaacttaaactatttACTACAATAATCCCAGTAATCTTTCTCAGGGATTCTGACACATTTCAACATGCCATGTGCACTTATTTGGGTAAGATGTTGTGCTTCTCTAAACTTTTGATGTCTTGAAAGTGttagtattttttgttttctgacaGATATAAACTTAGTCGGTTAAAATAGCAACATTATCACCCAATTAAAACTCTTTCCTTTGGCAACATTCAATCAGTCTATGTTCTGTTCATTATTCAGGTCAGATGCTTGGCCTTCCTACACTTCTGATGCAGTAAAATAGTCAACTGTGCAGAAGAATGTTTATCATCTAAGCTATGTAGGTAACATAGgtaaacatccgtttctcctctcTTAACACCCACCACCACCGCCGcaacctcctcctcctcctcctccacctcctcctcctcctccgccACCTCCTACTCCTCCTGGACCACCACTTCTCATCCAGCTCCCAGAACTTTTGGTACGTTCCTTTTTGGTCGGGAGTTCGTAGGGCACACCGCTCATATGATACCACAATAATGCTTCCGGTTTTTTCTTGATGAGCTCTATCATCCAATCGGGACCAGATTCTGAATCAAGATCGTAGGTTCCCGCACCGTCCAGGGATGGACCTGATGCTGAAAAGCTCTTAATGCTTCGTGAAAGGTAGACATTAGTTGGAACTATAGAGCTTTTGTATCCAGCACCAAGAAGCATAGGAGTCACCTTATCTTCTTTGGCTTTCTTGTGAAAGGATGGTGACGAAACGTTCGCCGCTGTCGGATTGTAAGGCTTGCAGAGCAAATAGAGAATGGACATCGAGAAGGCAAAAGCAACGATTTCTGGAACATCTTGTGCCAATGGAGAAAACACAAACAATCCCCTCTTTAAGTCCACGTAAACAAAGACAGCTGGCTCCAGGTAGACCAAGTAAAGGCCACCCTTGAATTTGCGTACTTTACACCAGCCTCTCAGCCCCTTGAGCTTGAAAAATTTGATTTCCACTTGGCCCGCTGCACGATTGAACATTTTTCCTCTCTGCCATTTCCCAATGCAGATGCCCCAGTCCTTTCGACCTTTAATAACCATCGCTCGCTCGCCCTCCACGCAGTTTAAATAAGCGCATCTCGTGTAATCTTCAATCGCTGCTTTTTCGGGAAGAGCGTTGAGATCCATTGTGTGAGCAGATGCAACAACAACACCGTGAACACTGATGATCTCCACCGCCGATAGCAAACCTTCAACACTGTGGACAACACGACACTTGAAAGCCTCCCGCCCTCTGCAGTCCAACAAAGTGTGAGTTGCACATTCGCAAGGCAGGTACGCTTTTGCAAAATCTTTTGGTAAGAACATCGACTGTGGAAAACTGAGTACAAAACAAGGATGGTTAACGTTTGCAAAGTAAGGGTCTGGCTGAACTTTGAATCGATACCCTTCGATGGACGGAGGGTCCAACATGGCTGACAGCCTCACGATAGCTTGTGCAGCAGCAAAGGGAACATCTATCACCCAAGGCTGTTGAGGTATTCCACCGTATGTATATGCATCAATAAAGGACAGCAAATTCGACCCAGATGAACCAATAGACCTTTCGAAACCAAGTAGTGCTTTCTGGTGTAAAGATACCGTGATCGTGTGACGATTTTCGTTGTCAATCATACACTGGGACATTAAATTAAGACGGACTCCACCTTGAATCGTTGTATCCACTTTCAGACCGCCCATAGGATCATAAATTCGGACAGCAAACTTTTTGCTCACATCCACATTTACCAGCTCTACTTGCAATATTCTCATGACATAGCGGAGCCTTCCCAAGGAGGAGTAAAGCCCATTTTGTCGTGGAGGTCGGGGTTGAGGTGGCTCACCTCTGTACCCGGTTCCTGGTTTGTCATACTTGAAACCCGCTGCAGAAGATACAGCCCTCGTACCAGTCTCAGAATCGTCCAAAGTTAGTCCAAGGCTGAGACTTGAGTCATAGATTCCAGGATAGACTACTGACCCGAATATTTCTGAAGTTACTTCTTTGTAGTTCAGCGGGTGATGAAGGTGTGCGTGCCAAATCAAGTCCATATCGGTGCACGGGACCATAGGAACTTGTGGATTTTGGCTCTTGAGATGCAAATGGTGTTCGTATCGCTGAACAGCGCTTTCCAGAAACTTGTTATCGCTAAAGTGTGGGAGCGATACTTGATAATAGAACTTGGATTGGTTATAAGATGCTTTTTCGATGTCATAACGAATTTTCAGTCCGTACGGCATAGTAAATGGCGTAGGATAGTTTAGGTCGACCTCAAACCATTCTGTAGGATATGCGTCCTGCCACAAGTATCGTGCGTTTTGAAGACCTCGTTCTCTTTCATATCTGTTCATGGGCAAGTGGTCAACAACTTGAGAGACAATGTTCATGCAGTCCTGTTCATAATCTTGTGGTGACAACATGTGAAGATACCAAACCCAAGCAATGTCTAGTGGAGCTGCAAGAAGTCTACTGGAGCTACCCTCTCTGGCTGCCAGTGGGAGCCAGAACATTTCATATCTCCTGATAGCATTTTTGAGAACAGGACCCGCATACAAACTGGGAAAATCATCTACCAAAGCAAGAAAGTCTAGCTCTGTTTTAGCCTCTTGGATCAGATTTAAGCGAAATCTCTGTTTAAATGCCATTTTGCTTTCCTGATTTCATTCTGCAAAATATACATTACATTTGATCATGAGCTCAGGCCTTAATCATCTGTAGTTGCACAAAAATGCACAGGCACAGCGTGGGCGAGAAGAGATAGATACTAAGTTTCTTTAGTTTCCATATGTCATTGTTTGAAAGCAATGgcgctgtagtttatgttgaaAGCTCCGTGACCgagcacaatcctttgttttttgttcaaaaattgtgactgaataaattaaatcaatgtttctattggtcagtaagttcaaaatgataggaatgcttttgaacgttgtgcacagTCAAGTCCAAAAAAGCtgacaaaaacataaaaaatagtCTTACGGGTtacataaccattccactttactAACTATGATATGactaaggaaaaaataaagaaaattaaagagaaGATGGATAAAAATAAGGCACGAAACGTTTCTTTTAAAGATGGCCAGGGCTCTGCTATCGTGGCAGACTGGGAGTAATGCCAATGTTCTATTTCTTAAATTGAccgcaaaaataaaatgaaagtaaaaagtTTGACTTACTATCTACAACCATTTTTTTAAGATTATGATCGATAATACTAGTTTCACATATAAGGTCTGCTATTGCTGAAACAACTTAAAAAGATTATTGCCCAGGTCCTCTTCCGCTATTCATTACGTCAGGTAATCATAAAGACTTTTATGCGTGAATACGTGATATTGAGCAACATAGTAACGTAGTGTCTGTACTAGAATTAAATCACATGCCCTTCTTCTAAAATGTTTCTATTTAAAATGCTGAATTACTGAACAGTCCTCTGATCCCTGTACAATAACGGCACTCAACGGAAAATCAGAGATTGTTTGCCTTTCTTGTACAAAAAAGATATGTATGTAATTTATCGCGAGTCAagaaggttttaattttctctatttGCTTGATAGAATCTACAGAATGTCCTGATAaggagagaaaaatgaaaaaaatttggtatcgatttttctttctcgtgGTTTCACGtaccaaaaaagtgaaattccTCTCCTGGTGGGGTATAAATTCGTGCAACTAAAAACTGGAGAGTGGGAatgattgtgacgtcatttcaGGACATAATGTTTCGCGACAAAAAACAACTGAGAAATTTGCTTGCCACGAAACAGAATGTCCCGTAGAGGCAGCTAAGGACCTTGGTTGCGTAGTGACAGCAGTTATAACTGCGATTATCacataaaaaaagtaatatccTCAAGCTGTATGCGTATTTATAAGTTGTTTATAATCAACCGAGTAAAGCGTTTCCTTGACAAAAAACACACACGTTCTTCAAAACCATTCCTTTGTATTTGCCAAGCTATTTTACTGTTCCTCGGTGTGAACTACCTCAAATTAAAACATGATGAAACTGTAATTAGTCCAAATCTTCGCAGCTAGCATAGTTCTTAGTTTGGCTGGACGTTCCTCTCAAGCTAGAATTTAACGATTCTGAACTGTACAAATATCTTAACAACAGCGCATGAGAAAAACTGAGATACATGGCAGAACCACAAGGCACTGCACCACAAGGACTTGGATCTGTTCAAATACAGCATTTCCTTCAGTATTTCCCCTGATACCACACCGATTTTTTCTGTCAAGTATGAATTAAGAGCTTGACTTAATGTTTCTTCCGAAGAACTGCTTATTTTACTACAGATCTAGTGAGGCGCAATCAAACCTCATTAGCAGCGAACACATTCAATTCAATACATTTTTTCCTCAGGAGATCAAATAATTTCTCAGTTTAAGTGAAATTGTAAAACGCTTACCTTGGCGGATTACACAGTTATTTCCTTACTATCTCGGTCCTTGCTGTATGTAGTAGTCAGAAATTTGCTTACTCTAACGAGAGCAGCCTTAATATAACGGAAGAAGTTATTGCTAAAAAGTAACTTTACTTAACGGTTTACTTACGTCAGTTAAGTAACTTTACTTAACGGTTGGCTGACACTATATTAAAAAGGTCTGGGAAGTCAGGGAATTGTTCAACAACCACGAGACCCAATTTATAAATTAGCCCTTCAACCATGATTTATTTGAATTATTGAGCTGACTTTCCGCGGGATTATTCTTGATTATGCTAAAACAGTTTAGCACGATTCGGTGtattagtaaaataaaaattctcCGAAGCACATATTTTGCACCCTAGTGTATTTATAGTTCGTCCGTCTTTTATGTCACACCCGGATGTCACATACCTATTTACAATTTAAACATAGTACTCGCTTGCTAGCTAGATGCAAAACGTTTGCCCAAACAGCAAAATTGTAATGTCAGAATAAAGGTAAAACCAATAGAAATTCAACATAACCTTCTTTCTAAAGTTACGAATAATCAAAACCACACggaaaaaaacattaaatgtgACGTCAAACCAAGACCTGACTCATCATGACCGCCGTTAATTTCTGCAGTGCTGCACTGAGATTCCTTTATTGCTTGGTGATAAATGTAAATATAGTTATCTTTTAGTCGCTGGGCATCAATACAAAGTGATATTCATATTCTGGTTTTATTGAGTGATGTATGGAAGCTGTTATTAAAGGTGACCTGACTCGGTTTTTCATTAACAATACCTACTCTCTTTATTTGAACTCAAAATACGAAGATATTACCAGAAACAAAGCAGGAAATGAAATATTGTATCGCATATTTGAATAGTGGTATGGCTTGAAGTTTCCAAAATTTCGAGATCGATGTATCCATGTCAACACGGTGACGCCATTGCTATAATTACTTTTCCATAATTTGTGATAAAACTAGACATTCCCTTTTGAAGCTAATAAGACTTATAGCGCACAAGAGCTTGTATTTCATACCAACTGTCTTGAGCTGtatcaatttttgtcattttaacgAAAGAGTTCTCGATAAATCtctgtttgaaatttttggcTGCTAAAACGGAACAGCAATTGCTCGAGGCCGTAGGAAGTAGTCACTTTGGCCTCAAACTGTTTTAGAGTTTTCAGCTATCCTATATATGAAGATGGAAGAATTCGCTTCATCCGATATCAAACAATGCAGCTGATAATGTAAACGTaaaaggccatttccgagtttcaaaaATTCTCACCTTCGAAACGTGCTCCGTCTTATTGGTTTtggtataaaaaaattaaaatggtttTGATATAACACAATGAATATTTCAAGACATGTGTGGCACTGAGGTGCAGTGGTCGGAACGGCGATTTTGGCACGATTAGTGTAAGGTAACTTTATGATGACGTAATGCAGAACATTAGTTTATGATTACGTTAAGTTTTAGAATACTTATCTATATAAAGTCAGTATTTCAAGGTAATTTTCGGTTATGCAATCGATTCGAGTTCGATCTATTTTTCGTTAATTACGgtaattcatgacatttctgaaaaaaattgaacagcGCGCGCATATAGGTAAAATCTTCGCTCGTTGGCAAGTAGAGATAGCTTTAACTAGTCAATTTAGAACAATTTAATTGGTTATATAAGATCGCAGGCTAGATTATAAGGTGGGAAATATCTACAGGGTCatgaaaaacctttttaatgTATTCGCAAAACTTAGGAGACAATGGCTGCATAATACTATGTCCATATTGAACTAAAATTGACAAAGaaccaacaaagaaaaaattaagatGTAACTTGCTTCGGCTCGTCCTTTCAGCAAATGAATCGCAATAATTATTGCATCTTTACAGCAACAGTCATATCTTGTTCAATCTCAGTACCATGAATGCAACTAAAAATTttcgtaattttttttgtatgtacGCGCAAAAAGTGAGGGGGAGGGTAAGGCCCCCCACCATCACCTTCCCCTGCGCGGTCCCTGACTTTTAGGGATAATATTCTTTGAAGTATTAGGGATGAGGG encodes:
- the LOC140926354 gene encoding uncharacterized protein codes for the protein MAFKQRFRLNLIQEAKTELDFLALVDDFPSLYAGPVLKNAIRRYEMFWLPLAAREGSSSRLLAAPLDIAWVWYLHMLSPQDYEQDCMNIVSQVVDHLPMNRYERERGLQNARYLWQDAYPTEWFEVDLNYPTPFTMPYGLKIRYDIEKASYNQSKFYYQVSLPHFSDNKFLESAVQRYEHHLHLKSQNPQVPMVPCTDMDLIWHAHLHHPLNYKEVTSEIFGSVVYPGIYDSSLSLGLTLDDSETGTRAVSSAAGFKYDKPGTGYRGEPPQPRPPRQNGLYSSLGRLRYVMRILQVELVNVDVSKKFAVRIYDPMGGLKVDTTIQGGVRLNLMSQCMIDNENRHTITVSLHQKALLGFERSIGSSGSNLLSFIDAYTYGGIPQQPWVIDVPFAAAQAIVRLSAMLDPPSIEGYRFKVQPDPYFANVNHPCFVLSFPQSMFLPKDFAKAYLPCECATHTLLDCRGREAFKCRVVHSVEGLLSAVEIISVHGVVVASAHTMDLNALPEKAAIEDYTRCAYLNCVEGERAMVIKGRKDWGICIGKWQRGKMFNRAAGQVEIKFFKLKGLRGWCKVRKFKGGLYLVYLEPAVFVYVDLKRGLFVFSPLAQDVPEIVAFAFSMSILYLLCKPYNPTAANVSSPSFHKKAKEDKVTPMLLGAGYKSSIVPTNVYLSRSIKSFSASGPSLDGAGTYDLDSESGPDWMIELIKKKPEALLWYHMSGVPYELPTKKERTKSSGSWMRSGGPGGVGGGGGGGGGGGGGGGGCGGGGGC